Proteins encoded in a region of the Oscillatoria sp. FACHB-1407 genome:
- a CDS encoding aspartate aminotransferase family protein yields MSPETLVQLPNLTAPTSPYDSAEFDAHVMATYARFPLTLERGLGCRVWDAEGREYLDFVAGIATCTLGHAHPAMIEAVTQQIQKLHHVSNLYYIREQGDLAKWLIEHSCADRAFFCNSGAEANEGAIKLARKYAHTVLKIESPVILTAHASFHGRTLATITATGQPKYQKNFDPLMPGFHYVPYNDITAIEEAIALLDTPSRHVAAIMLEPLQGEGGVRPGDVAYFQRVRQICDEKGILLILDEVQVGMGRTGHQWGYENLGIEPDIFTSAKGLGGGIPIGAMLCKSFCDVFQPGDHASTFGGNPFACGVALKVCQTLEQDNLLENVRQRGEQLRSGLKAIAQKYPNLITEVRGWGLINGLVLNSDIELTSSQIVKAAMDDGLLLVPAGPKVVRFVPPLIVNEAEIDGALQAIERALAALG; encoded by the coding sequence GTGAGTCCAGAAACGCTCGTCCAACTTCCAAACTTGACTGCTCCCACATCGCCCTATGACTCGGCAGAATTTGACGCCCATGTCATGGCAACCTATGCCCGTTTTCCATTGACTTTAGAGCGAGGCTTGGGGTGTCGAGTTTGGGATGCTGAAGGGCGAGAATACCTGGATTTTGTCGCTGGCATCGCCACTTGCACCCTCGGTCATGCTCACCCTGCCATGATTGAGGCAGTCACCCAGCAAATTCAAAAACTGCACCACGTTTCTAATCTCTACTACATTCGAGAGCAGGGAGATCTGGCGAAGTGGCTGATTGAACACTCCTGCGCCGATCGCGCCTTCTTCTGTAACTCTGGGGCGGAGGCAAACGAGGGAGCCATCAAATTAGCGCGAAAGTACGCTCACACCGTTCTCAAGATTGAGAGTCCGGTGATTTTGACGGCTCATGCCAGCTTCCACGGTCGCACTCTGGCAACGATCACCGCAACGGGGCAACCGAAATATCAAAAGAACTTTGATCCGTTGATGCCGGGGTTCCACTACGTCCCCTACAACGACATTACAGCCATTGAAGAGGCGATCGCCCTATTGGATACCCCCAGTCGTCACGTTGCCGCGATCATGCTGGAGCCATTGCAGGGTGAAGGGGGTGTGCGTCCGGGGGATGTGGCTTACTTCCAACGGGTGCGTCAGATCTGTGATGAAAAAGGCATCCTGCTGATTCTGGATGAAGTTCAAGTGGGAATGGGACGTACGGGACACCAGTGGGGGTATGAGAATTTGGGGATTGAACCCGATATCTTCACCTCTGCGAAAGGATTAGGTGGTGGCATTCCCATTGGGGCGATGCTGTGCAAATCCTTCTGTGATGTATTTCAACCGGGAGATCACGCCAGCACCTTTGGCGGCAATCCCTTTGCCTGCGGTGTTGCGCTCAAAGTTTGCCAAACCCTGGAGCAAGACAACCTGTTAGAGAATGTGCGACAACGGGGTGAGCAGTTGAGAAGTGGACTCAAGGCGATCGCTCAGAAGTATCCCAACCTGATCACGGAAGTGCGGGGATGGGGTCTGATCAACGGATTGGTTTTGAATTCTGACATCGAACTCACGTCTAGCCAGATCGTGAAAGCAGCAATGGATGACGGCTTATTGCTCGTGCCTGCGGGTCCAAAGGTCGTGCGCTTTGTGCCTCCGTTGATTGTCAACGAAGCCGAAATCGACGGGGCATTGCAGGCGATCGAACGGGCATTGGCGGCATTAGGGTAG
- a CDS encoding response regulator transcription factor: protein MISTVRVLIAANSAIARVGLETVLAQSAVLTIVGSVTHRDLAEQLDALQPDVVLMELELQEDETLTALPALEREMALPAIVVLVDNVQSSWVSDLLQSGIQGILPAEATADEITTAIEAVATGLIVLHPEFLGSLPMTPTSPRSSLPSATNQPLTPREIEVLSMLAEGLGNKAIARRLTISEHTVKFHISSIFNKLGASSRTEAVTLGARQGLILL from the coding sequence ATGATCTCGACAGTGAGGGTTTTGATTGCAGCGAACTCAGCGATCGCCCGTGTGGGTCTAGAGACAGTGTTGGCGCAAAGTGCGGTGTTAACAATAGTGGGGAGTGTGACACATCGTGATCTGGCTGAGCAGTTGGATGCGCTGCAACCGGATGTCGTGCTGATGGAGCTAGAGTTGCAGGAGGATGAAACCCTAACGGCTCTGCCAGCTTTAGAACGCGAGATGGCTCTGCCAGCGATCGTCGTTCTGGTGGATAACGTCCAGAGTTCCTGGGTGAGCGATCTGCTGCAATCGGGCATCCAGGGCATTTTGCCCGCCGAAGCAACCGCAGATGAGATCACCACCGCGATCGAGGCTGTAGCCACAGGGTTAATCGTCCTGCATCCAGAATTTTTGGGGTCACTGCCGATGACTCCAACCTCACCGCGATCATCACTTCCCTCAGCGACGAATCAACCCCTGACTCCCCGTGAAATTGAGGTGCTGAGCATGTTAGCCGAAGGGCTGGGCAATAAGGCGATCGCCCGTCGGCTAACGATTTCAGAACACACGGTTAAATTTCACATCAGCTCTATTTTCAATAAACTGGGTGCCTCTAGTCGCACTGAAGCTGTGACGCTGGGGGCACGTCAGGGGTTGATTTTGTTGTGA
- a CDS encoding S1C family serine protease yields MNLSANHQAIAQALSEVTESLRCSTVQVRGRRWGAGSGVIWHVSPLNQSSTIITNAHVIRGSTAVVELWDGRSLEAAVVARDPERDLAALTVEAAVTPVVIGDSEHLRVGELVLAVGNPWGVSGALTTGIVHTICPSDHYGWIRADVRLAPGNSGGPLANAQGEVIGINSMIINGLAIAIPSHAVNQFLKTVLVNSAQVDVA; encoded by the coding sequence ATGAACCTCAGTGCTAACCATCAGGCGATCGCTCAGGCGTTGAGTGAAGTCACAGAATCCCTTCGTTGCTCAACGGTGCAAGTGCGGGGACGACGATGGGGTGCAGGGTCGGGTGTGATCTGGCACGTCTCACCGCTCAATCAGTCCAGCACGATCATCACCAATGCCCATGTCATCCGAGGATCAACTGCCGTTGTTGAGTTGTGGGATGGTCGTAGTTTGGAAGCAGCGGTCGTTGCTCGTGACCCAGAACGCGATCTCGCGGCTCTCACCGTTGAGGCGGCCGTCACCCCTGTTGTTATTGGGGACTCTGAGCATTTGCGGGTGGGGGAATTGGTGCTTGCGGTCGGCAACCCCTGGGGCGTGAGTGGGGCATTAACCACGGGAATTGTTCACACGATTTGCCCTTCAGATCACTATGGCTGGATTCGAGCGGATGTTCGGTTGGCACCCGGCAATTCAGGTGGTCCGTTGGCAAACGCACAGGGTGAGGTGATTGGCATCAACAGTATGATTATCAATGGGTTGGCGATCGCCATTCCCAGTCACGCCGTAAATCAATTTCTGAAGACAGTTTTAGTGAACTCAGCCCAGGTTGATGTTGCATGA
- a CDS encoding S1C family serine protease gives MPLTTESSSALLAFSNGLAEAIAHAAPVVVAVNARHRMASSGIHWRSGYVVTADHTVKREDDITVTLSDGRMLPAQLVARDSGTDLAILQIQETNLPTAELADAASLKVGHIVLAIARSNEGNTSACMGVVSALSGTWRSWHGGQIDQFIRPDITPYPGFAGSPLVTVQGEIIGINTAGPRGAILTIPASTIDRVVNQLLQKGRIARGYLGLGMQPVQLPKTLQETLGLSHDGGVIVVSVEPDAPADRAGVLIGDILVALDQTPIRDVRDVHTMLDPDRVGKPLTAQIVRGGTLTEITITVGERPLKEAR, from the coding sequence ATGCCCCTTACAACTGAATCATCCAGTGCCTTATTGGCGTTTTCAAATGGATTGGCGGAGGCGATCGCCCATGCTGCTCCAGTCGTAGTTGCGGTCAATGCCCGACACCGCATGGCATCTAGCGGCATCCACTGGCGATCGGGCTATGTGGTAACTGCCGATCACACCGTCAAGCGAGAAGACGACATTACTGTGACGCTATCCGATGGGCGCATGCTTCCGGCACAGCTTGTAGCACGCGATAGCGGCACCGATCTAGCCATCCTGCAAATTCAGGAAACCAATCTGCCCACAGCGGAACTGGCAGATGCAGCCTCTCTGAAAGTGGGACATATCGTGTTGGCGATTGCCCGCTCTAATGAAGGCAACACCAGTGCCTGTATGGGGGTGGTCAGTGCCCTGAGTGGAACCTGGCGATCGTGGCATGGTGGACAGATCGACCAGTTCATTCGCCCCGACATCACACCCTACCCCGGCTTTGCGGGCAGTCCCCTTGTCACCGTTCAAGGAGAAATCATTGGCATTAATACAGCGGGTCCGCGTGGAGCCATTCTGACGATTCCTGCCAGCACGATTGATCGCGTCGTCAACCAGCTTTTGCAAAAGGGACGGATTGCACGCGGATATCTGGGCTTGGGAATGCAACCCGTTCAATTGCCCAAAACCCTGCAAGAGACTCTGGGCTTGTCCCACGACGGGGGTGTGATTGTGGTCAGCGTTGAACCCGATGCCCCTGCCGATCGCGCAGGTGTGTTGATTGGCGATATTTTGGTCGCGTTAGACCAAACTCCAATCCGCGATGTCCGTGATGTGCACACCATGCTTGACCCCGATCGCGTCGGCAAACCCCTGACGGCTCAAATTGTTCGGGGAGGGACGTTAACCGAAATCACCATTACCGTGGGCGAGCGTCCCCTGAAGGAGGCGCGATGA
- a CDS encoding indolepyruvate ferredoxin oxidoreductase subunit alpha — MPHTIVTNTCEGVADCVDACPVACIHEGPGKNTKGTDWYWIDFATCIDCGICLQVCPVEGAIVPEERPELQNTPK; from the coding sequence GTGCCCCATACGATTGTTACAAATACATGCGAAGGCGTTGCCGACTGTGTAGACGCTTGCCCGGTTGCCTGCATTCATGAGGGTCCAGGCAAAAACACGAAGGGAACCGATTGGTACTGGATTGATTTTGCGACCTGCATCGACTGTGGTATCTGTTTGCAAGTCTGCCCTGTAGAAGGGGCGATCGTTCCTGAAGAACGACCTGAATTGCAGAACACACCGAAATAA
- a CDS encoding ATP phosphoribosyltransferase regulatory subunit: protein MVYQPPVGARDLLPLDVAQKRWIEDRLQNVFHRWGYHRIITSTLERMDTLMAGGAVQQSTVIQLQEIENEALGLRPELTASIARAAVTRMAGATLPQRLYYNANVFRRAAKGSHTSQQEFYQAGVELIGGGGVVADAEVLLLLSDCMNSLELDSWYLILGEAGLTRSLLSAFPESVREQVRGAIATLDRLSLETLPLSDELRERALLLFDLRGRPADVLQRVSKLDLDATQRNAVNNLKSLIELLEETSAAQARPTPPLILDLSLIQTLDYYTGIVFEVISGSAGQRVLGQGGRYDQLLGLYHPQGETHPGIGFVFNIEELHQTLLPTGRLPLDTPPSHWLVVPITPQAQAAAFAYAHKIRESTNLVRVEVDLSHHPDAETTRAYAQRRNISQIAWIQADGQPEIEQIG from the coding sequence ATGGTGTATCAACCTCCAGTCGGAGCCAGAGATCTATTGCCTCTGGATGTGGCTCAGAAACGCTGGATTGAAGATCGGTTACAAAATGTCTTTCATCGCTGGGGTTATCACCGCATCATCACGTCAACTCTGGAGCGGATGGATACACTAATGGCGGGTGGGGCGGTGCAACAATCTACTGTGATTCAGTTGCAGGAGATTGAAAACGAGGCGTTGGGGTTACGTCCAGAATTGACGGCTTCGATCGCTCGTGCGGCTGTAACTCGAATGGCAGGAGCGACCTTACCCCAACGGTTGTACTACAACGCCAATGTGTTTCGTCGTGCAGCTAAGGGAAGCCACACTTCTCAGCAGGAGTTTTATCAAGCGGGGGTGGAGTTAATTGGTGGTGGCGGTGTGGTCGCTGATGCGGAAGTCTTGCTGCTGCTGAGCGATTGCATGAATTCCCTAGAGCTTGACTCGTGGTATCTGATCCTGGGTGAGGCGGGACTGACACGATCGCTCCTGTCTGCCTTTCCAGAAAGTGTGCGGGAGCAGGTGCGGGGGGCGATCGCCACACTCGATCGGCTGTCGCTGGAAACCTTGCCATTGTCGGATGAGTTACGGGAGCGGGCCCTGTTGCTGTTTGACTTGCGGGGTCGTCCAGCGGATGTGTTGCAACGGGTTTCAAAACTGGATTTAGACGCGACTCAACGAAACGCTGTCAATAATCTAAAGTCTTTGATTGAGCTGTTGGAGGAAACATCTGCCGCTCAAGCCCGTCCAACGCCTCCGCTGATTCTCGACTTGAGCCTGATCCAAACGCTGGACTACTACACGGGCATTGTGTTTGAAGTGATCAGTGGCTCAGCAGGACAGCGAGTGTTAGGTCAGGGTGGACGCTATGACCAGTTATTGGGGCTATATCATCCCCAGGGTGAAACTCATCCCGGTATTGGCTTTGTCTTCAATATCGAAGAGCTACACCAAACGCTGTTGCCAACCGGACGGTTACCTCTTGATACGCCTCCCAGCCATTGGTTGGTTGTGCCGATAACCCCCCAGGCACAGGCTGCGGCGTTTGCCTATGCTCACAAAATTCGAGAGTCTACTAATCTAGTGCGAGTTGAGGTGGATCTCAGCCATCATCCTGATGCTGAAACGACTAGAGCCTATGCCCAACGTCGCAACATCAGCCAAATTGCCTGGATTCAGGCAGACGGTCAGCCTGAAATCGAGCAAATTGGCTAA
- a CDS encoding J domain-containing protein: MSFKIELGLFNLDCTDYHAILGVPVNADPGDIRKQYLKIARRLHPDSYATESEEDRKRAAEILSKLVNPAYEKLSNKENYTDHLLLVKLKGQQAARQQDTVMLVSESARRLASARGDIEQPYRVAMKELAAKQYEHLDQTLELTGQISELNLIYLMKTTGDDRRPIPRSYEDPSKKQDGPPPPPPPPGPPPRRETRDLIEGYYRRGKEFWGKGNSTGAIKEIRDGLELANKTPECTDLASDGHAFLGQIYLQGKQPTMAKVHFNQAFKLNSSNELARTGLQALDPNWKAPGEQASGSATKGAKPNPKGGKPNTSSGGGLFGGLFGGKKK, encoded by the coding sequence ATGTCATTCAAAATTGAGCTAGGACTCTTTAATCTAGACTGCACCGACTACCACGCAATTTTGGGAGTCCCGGTGAATGCTGATCCCGGGGATATTCGTAAGCAGTATCTCAAGATTGCACGTCGCCTGCACCCTGACAGCTATGCAACTGAAAGTGAGGAAGACCGTAAGCGGGCGGCTGAGATTCTCTCAAAACTGGTGAATCCAGCCTACGAAAAACTCTCAAACAAAGAGAATTATACGGATCACCTCCTGCTCGTCAAACTCAAAGGACAGCAAGCGGCTCGGCAGCAAGATACGGTTATGTTGGTGAGTGAGTCGGCACGACGCTTGGCCAGTGCTCGTGGGGATATTGAGCAACCCTACCGGGTGGCAATGAAAGAGTTGGCGGCAAAACAATATGAACACCTGGATCAGACGTTGGAGTTGACCGGGCAAATCAGCGAGTTGAATCTGATTTACCTGATGAAAACAACAGGTGATGATCGACGACCAATTCCAAGGAGCTATGAAGATCCTAGTAAAAAGCAAGATGGGCCACCGCCACCACCACCGCCACCAGGGCCACCACCCAGACGAGAAACTCGCGACTTAATTGAAGGGTATTACCGACGAGGCAAGGAGTTTTGGGGAAAAGGAAATTCCACAGGTGCCATCAAAGAAATCCGAGATGGGCTAGAGCTTGCTAATAAAACTCCTGAATGCACTGATCTTGCCAGTGATGGTCATGCATTTTTAGGGCAGATTTATCTCCAGGGCAAACAACCCACGATGGCAAAGGTTCACTTCAATCAGGCATTCAAACTGAACTCAAGTAATGAGTTGGCTCGAACAGGTTTGCAGGCACTTGACCCCAACTGGAAAGCTCCTGGTGAACAAGCCAGTGGAAGTGCCACGAAGGGAGCTAAACCCAATCCCAAGGGTGGAAAGCCCAACACCTCATCTGGAGGAGGCTTATTTGGTGGTTTATTTGGCGGGAAAAAGAAATAA
- a CDS encoding inositol monophosphatase family protein, producing the protein MTSLSPDHLHPFLDIATEAALTGGAILQSYWGKLDNIIEKGRPGDLVTEADKAAEHAILTVIKRHFPGHAILAEESGRSGDATATYLWAIDPLDGTTNFAHQYPFYAVSIGLLIEGIPQVGVVYNPSLQELFRAAKGLGATRNRQPIRVSTTSELSKSLLVTGFAYDRRETSDNNYAEFCHLTHLTQGVRRGGSASMDLAYVACGRLDGYWERGLSPWDMAAGVVLVEEAGGVVTAYDNSPFVLQSGRILATNGHIHTALSHTLGQIKPLAFTPL; encoded by the coding sequence ATGACGTCTCTTTCACCCGACCACCTGCACCCATTTCTGGACATTGCCACCGAAGCAGCATTGACTGGAGGAGCCATTCTACAAAGCTATTGGGGAAAGCTAGACAATATTATTGAGAAGGGACGACCCGGTGATTTGGTGACAGAAGCGGATAAAGCCGCAGAACATGCCATTCTCACTGTTATTAAACGCCACTTTCCGGGGCATGCTATCTTAGCAGAAGAATCAGGGCGATCAGGTGATGCCACTGCAACCTACCTCTGGGCGATCGACCCCTTAGATGGAACCACCAATTTTGCCCATCAGTATCCTTTTTACGCGGTGTCCATCGGCTTGTTAATTGAGGGTATCCCGCAAGTAGGCGTTGTCTACAATCCGTCTCTTCAAGAGCTGTTTCGGGCTGCCAAGGGTTTGGGTGCAACTCGCAATCGTCAACCTATCCGTGTTTCTACCACTTCAGAACTCAGTAAGAGTTTATTAGTGACAGGGTTCGCTTACGATCGCCGCGAAACTTCCGACAATAATTACGCTGAATTTTGTCATCTCACCCATTTAACTCAAGGGGTGCGGCGAGGTGGCTCTGCCTCAATGGATCTGGCTTATGTCGCTTGCGGACGTCTGGATGGCTATTGGGAACGGGGGCTATCTCCCTGGGATATGGCAGCAGGTGTCGTTTTAGTTGAAGAAGCGGGTGGGGTGGTAACGGCTTACGACAACAGTCCGTTTGTGCTGCAATCGGGTCGCATTTTAGCTACCAATGGACACATTCACACGGCTCTCAGCCATACCTTAGGGCAGATTAAACCTTTAGCATTTACCCCTCTGTGA
- a CDS encoding thermonuclease family protein — translation MKSRGLSGLWARRIWVIVSLVIFLWGCQPASLFGGDASLRPGSMSVRVARVVSGQTIEVINPANQQAERVRLLGIETPAQKQEPWYSQAKERLQTLLGDDSVVILETDVEPEAATDSGSVLKLAYVWKNGVLLNEQLVAEGVVLASSRSPNLRYEQRLINAQEKARLMGIGIWNAEHPMRQMPQEFRTTDP, via the coding sequence ATGAAGAGTAGGGGCTTGAGTGGGCTGTGGGCACGGCGAATCTGGGTCATCGTGAGTTTAGTTATCTTTTTGTGGGGATGCCAACCTGCCAGCCTTTTTGGAGGAGATGCCTCATTGCGTCCTGGCTCCATGTCAGTACGGGTGGCGCGGGTGGTGAGTGGTCAAACGATTGAAGTGATCAACCCTGCCAACCAGCAAGCCGAACGAGTTCGTCTGTTGGGTATTGAGACGCCTGCCCAGAAGCAGGAACCCTGGTATAGTCAGGCGAAAGAGCGATTGCAAACTCTGTTGGGCGATGACTCGGTGGTGATTTTAGAAACCGATGTGGAGCCAGAAGCTGCTACTGATAGTGGTTCAGTGCTTAAATTAGCCTACGTCTGGAAAAATGGAGTGCTGTTGAATGAACAGCTTGTTGCAGAAGGGGTTGTACTAGCGTCATCGCGATCGCCCAATTTGCGATATGAACAGCGGCTCATCAACGCCCAGGAGAAAGCCCGGCTTATGGGGATTGGCATCTGGAACGCAGAGCATCCCATGCGACAGATGCCGCAAGAATTTCGCACCACTGACCCATAA
- a CDS encoding 2Fe-2S iron-sulfur cluster-binding protein codes for MTDVYTVKICDRRTDTLSVIQVPSDRYILQTAEQQGVELPFSCRNGACTSCAVRIISGEIYQPEAMGLSRELQAEGYALLCVSYPRSDLEVATQDEDEVYELQFGRYFGKGKVRKGLPLDEE; via the coding sequence ATGACTGATGTTTACACTGTAAAAATTTGCGATCGCCGTACTGACACTCTTTCTGTCATTCAAGTCCCTTCAGATCGCTACATTCTGCAAACGGCTGAGCAGCAAGGAGTCGAGCTACCGTTTTCCTGTCGGAATGGTGCTTGTACTAGTTGTGCGGTGCGTATCATCTCAGGTGAGATTTACCAACCGGAGGCGATGGGTCTCTCCCGTGAGCTACAGGCAGAGGGATACGCCCTGTTATGTGTCAGCTACCCCCGCTCTGATCTAGAAGTTGCAACTCAAGATGAAGATGAAGTGTACGAGCTGCAATTTGGGCGTTATTTTGGGAAGGGTAAGGTGCGTAAAGGATTGCCACTCGATGAAGAGTAG